One region of Oryza sativa Japonica Group chromosome 10, ASM3414082v1 genomic DNA includes:
- the LOC4347937 gene encoding probable pyridoxal 5'-phosphate synthase subunit PDX1.2 — protein MASDGTDVVALYGGANGLSHKSGSFSVKVGLAQMLRGGVIMDVVTPEQARIAEEAGACAVMALERVPADIRAQGGVARMSDPGLIRDIKRSVTIPVMAKARIGHLVEAQILEAIGVDYVDESEVLTLADDAHHINKNNFRVPFVCGCRDLGEALRRIREGAAMIRTKGEAGTGNVVEAVRHVRSVMGDIRALRSMDDDEVFSYAKRIAAPYDLVMQTKQLGRLPVVQFAAGGVATPADAALMMQLGCDGVFVGSGIFKSGDPALRARAIVQAVTHYSDPKILAEVSSGLGEAMVGINLSDPKIHVERFAARSD, from the coding sequence ATGGCCTCCGACGGCACCGATGTCGTGGCGCTCTACGGCGGCGCCAATGGCCTCTCGCACAAGTCCGGTAGCTTCTCCGTCAAGGTGGGCCTCGCCCAGATGCTGCGGGGCGGCGTCATCATGGACGTGGTCACCCCCGAACAGGCGCGCATCGCCGAGGAGGCCGGCGCCTGCGCTGTGATGGCGCTGGAGCGCGTCCCCGCCGACATCCGCGCCCAGGGCGGCGTCGCCCGCATGTCCGACCCTGGCCTCATCCGCGACATCAAGCGCTCCGTCACCATCCCGGTCATGGCCAAGGCCCGCATCGGGCACTTGGTGGAGGCCCAGATCCTGGAGGCCATCGGCGTGGACTACGTGGACGAGAGCGAGGTGCTCACCCTCGCCGACGACGCCCACCACATCAACAAGAACAACTTCCGCGTCCCCTTCGTGTGCGGCTGTCGCGACCTCGGCGAGGCGCTCCGCCGCatccgggagggcgccgccATGATCCGCACCAAGGGCGAGGCCGGCACGGGCAACGTCGTGGAGGCCGTCCGCCACGTGCGCTCCGTGATGGGCGACATCCGCGCGCTCCGCagcatggacgacgacgaggtcttCTCCTACGCCAAGCGCATCGCGGCGCCCTACGACCTGGTCATGCAGACCAAGCAGCTGGGGCGTCTCCCCGTCGTGCAGTTCGCGGCAGGTGGGGTGGCCACCCCCGCCGACGCTGCCCTCATGATGCAGCTCGGCTGCGACGGCGTCTTCGTCGGCTCCGGCATCTTCAAGAGCGGCGACCCCGCGCTGCGCGCCCGTGCCATCGTGCAGGCTGTCACCCACTACAGCGATCCCAAGATTCTGGCGGAGGTCAGCAGTGGGCTCGGCGAGGCCATGGTTGGCATCAACCTCTCCGACCCCAAGATACATGTCGAGCGCTTCGCCGCCCGCTCCGACTAG